A stretch of the Orcinus orca chromosome 1, mOrcOrc1.1, whole genome shotgun sequence genome encodes the following:
- the BTBD8 gene encoding BTB/POZ domain-containing protein 8 isoform X4 translates to MLSGCWAESSQEYITLQGISHVEMNVLIHFIYGGTLDFPDKANVGHILNMADMYGLEGLKEVAIYILRRDYCNFFQKPVPRRLASILECLIIAHSVGVESLFADCMKWIVKHFARFWSERSFANVPPEIQKSCLNMLIQSLNDKNAAFLLMESDRLIISLPRVKWTEAALTMASQLQEECIAFIIENFSKIIQSENFALLLQSQAMSSTSDLLDKILKAIEENITTENSCSLLTALDTLLNSDSTKEMGFTCKIQALRDKLWIFLVQSFYAVRHTESWKLMSTDDQQKIQAAAFDKGDDRRLGKKPIFSSSQQRRQVSDPGAIKNKSWRESNKKEYWSCPSTNQKMKSDGLGASGHSSSTNRNSINKTLKHDDLKEKDGTKTASKSTKELKTVGKNVSGKPKPIIKPKTENGDNAKSANMSPRQVVERSAAAAANGQKNSVNGKGVRNQEGQITGARPKVLTGNLNVHAKAKPLKKVTGKDSPCLRISGPSSRSTNSSMELLTSTDCLDEPKENGSIKEKPSGHKFSLCDSPGQTVKNSVESIKTSTVAVKSRPVSKVTNGTSNKKSIHEQETNINNSVLKKVTSKGYSDPVPQAILKKRGNGNGCGTAQQRTKNATVNLAKTQGSQGESPHSVKSSGSSRQSDENVTKLDHSVTTDKQTPKRKIVKQGQTTLPKISAKIVAMPKNLNQSKKGETLNNKDSKQKTLPGQVILKTQPSSLRPLKSEPSVVQKSVLRDVCDNNNKGNVSEQKPHEPLINLTAEISDTEACQSPCILDPQKPLNNQEKEKLVLECQNISNLDKLIKHELESKQICSDKSETNFSGHKKTDQCNTVKIHCHSDESDNVDPEFYSTTALKSMISNPNENSLNSNPVCDLDSTNVEQVHSVSDREKQAGRKDTNKKLNIKCVKDVLPCVPEQTNGTLNSGQDDRKSRIHVEEQTVPHQFSDDSAMNGDKHATVDSNTSSKCFLEQIPGKNSPKDMETTETPESHETPEAPFMSHWNLSTSVLHQRESPESDSGSATTSSDDIKPRSEDYDAGGSQDDDGSNDRGISKCGTMLCHDFLGRSSSDTSTPEELKIYDSNLRIEVKMKKQSSNDLFQVNSTSDDEIPRKRPEIWSRSTRVHPREKENIPRGSIQFAQEVDQVSSSADETEDERSEAENVAENFSTSNPALQQFQGIINLAFEDATENESHEFRATKNFKRSVLLSVDECEELGSDEGEVHAPFQPSVDSPSPSDVFDGVSHEHHGRVCYSRYSQGSKDSILECRQEKANSVYKNKSSPLGLSSIDSSRKDKQSASATEKKSTTDVLSRGGRQLPPEDKKVNSGSNVVNDFQPRSKLSDSDIKSQERPCHLELHQRDPNSDIPKNSSTKSLDSYWSQVLPPEGQVKESHSAATKKANIALSAGDIDDCDTVAQNYMYDHRPSKTLSPIYEMDVTEAFEQKMESETHVTDMDFEDEQHFAKQDWTLLKQLLSEEDSNLNITNSIPEDLNLAQYLINQTLLLARDSSKPQGKAHVDTLNRWSELTSPFDDSSASITMASFSSEDCSPQGEWTILELETQH, encoded by the exons aaTGATAAGAATGCTGCTTTTCTTCTGATGGAAAGTGACAGGCTAATCATCAGTTTACCCAGAGTGAAGTGGACAGAAGCAGCACTGACCATGGCATCTCAGCTTCAAGAAGAATGTATTGCATTTATTATAGAAAACTTCTCCAAGATCATTCAAAGTGAAAATTTTGCTCTCCTCTTACAG TCACAAGCAATGAGTAGCACATCTGATCTGctggacaaaattttaaaagcaattgaAGAAAACATTACCACGGAGAATAGTTGCTCTCTTCTTACAGCTCTGGACACGTTACTGAACTCTGACAGTACAAAGGAAATG GGTTTTACGTGCAAGATCCAGGCTCTGCGTGATAAGCTGTggatcttcctggttcagtctttctATGCTGTTCGTCACACAGAAAGCTGGAAGCTGATGAGCACAGATGATCAACAGAAAATCCAAGCAG ctGCATTTGACAAAGGTGATGACCGAAGACTTGGCAAAAAGCCTATATTCAGCAGCTCTCAG caAAGGAGACAAGTTTCTGACCCTGGTGCTATAAAAAACAAATCTTGGAGAGAAAGTAACAAGAAAGAGTATTGGAGTTGTCCCTCTACGAATCAAAAGATGAAATCTGATGGATTAGGAGCGTCTGGACATTCATCAAGTACTAATAGAAATTctataaataaaactttgaagCATGATGATTTAAAGGAAAAGGATGGTACAAAAACCGCATCCAAGAgtacaaaagaattaaaaactgtGGGAAAAAATGTTTCTGGAAAGCCCAAACCTATAATAAAGCCCAAAACAGAAAACGGTGATAATGCAAAGTCAGCAAACATGTCACCTAGACAAGTTGTGGAaagatcagcagcagcagcagcaaatggACAGAAAAATTCAGTAAATGGAAAAGGAGTGAGAAATCAGGAAGGTCAAATTACAGGTGCCAGACCCAAGGTACTCACTGGGAACTTAAACGTGCATGCCAAAGCAAAGCCTTTGAAGAAAGTGACAGGCAAAGATTCTCCATGCCTCAGGATTTCAGGGCCCTCCAGCAGATCTACAAATTCAAGTATGGAATTACTGACTTCCACTGACTGTCTGGATGAACCAAAAGAAAATGGGTCAATAAAAGAGAAGCCTTCTGGTCATAAATTTTCCCTTTGTGACTCTCCAGGACAGACTGTGAAAAACAGTGTAGAAAGTATCAAAACTTCCACTGTAG CAGTAAAATCTCGACCTGTTTCAAAAGTTACCAATGGAACTTCCAATAAAAAAAGCATTCATGAACAAGAAACTAATATAAATAACAG tgTGCTAAAGAAGGTCACCAGCAAAGGATACAGTGATCCAGTACCACAggcaattttaaagaaaagaggaaatggcaATGGATGTGGTACAGCTCAGCAGAGGACAAAGAATGCCACAGTTAATCTTGCTAAAACTCAAG GATCCCAAGGAGAGTCACCACATTCAGTAAAATCTTCAGGGTCTTCAAGGCAGTCTGATGAAAATGTGACAAAACTGGACCACAGTGTAACTACAGATAAACAAACACCTAAGAGAAAAATTGTCAAGCAAGGACAAACAACATTGCCTAAGATTAGTGCAAAAATAGTAGCAATGCCTAAAAACCTAAATCAATCTAAGAAAGGTGAAACTTTGAATAATAAGGattcaaaacagaaaacacttcCTGGACAGGTTATATTGAAGACTCAGCCTTCTTCTCTGAGACCTTTAAAAAGTGAACCATCTGTTGTCCAAAAAAGTGTGCTTCGTGATGTAtgtgataataataacaaaggCAATGTTTCTGAACAGAAGCCTCATGAACCTCTAATTAATCTCACAGCCGAAATCAGTGATACAGAAGCATGTCAGTCACCATGCATACTTGACCCACAAAAGCCATTAAacaatcaagaaaaagagaagttgGTGTTAGaatgccaaaatatttcaaatctagataaattaataaaacatgaaCTGGAATCAAAACAGATTTGTTCAGATAAAAGTGAAACAAATTTTTCTGGTCACAAAAAAACAGATCAATGCAACACAGTTAAAATACATTGTCATTCTGATGAGAGTGATAATGTAGATCCAGAATTTTATAGCACCACTGCTCTAAAATCCATGATTTCAAATCCAAATGAAAACTCTTTGAACTCTAATCCAGTTTGTGACCTAGATTCAACAAATGTAGAGCAAGTCCATTCAGTGTCAGATAGGGAGAAGCAAGCAGGGAGAaaagatacaaacaaaaaattaaacattaaatgtGTGAAAGATGTTTTACCTTGTGTTCCTGAACAGACAAATGGTACCTTAAATTCTGGTCAAGATGACAGAAAATCTAGAATTCATGTGGAAGAACAGACAGTTCCCCATCAGTTTTCTGATGACTCTGCCATGAATGGAGACAAACATGCTACAGTAGACTCAAATACTTCCTCCAAGTGTTTTTTGGAACAAATACCAGGGAAAAATTCTCctaaagacatggaaacaacagaaACTCCAGAGAGCCATGAAACTCCAGAAGCTCCATTCATGAGTCACTGGAATTTGAGTACCAGTGTTCTGCATCAGAGAGAGAGTCCTGAATCTGACAGTGGCAGTGCTACAACATCCTCTGATGACATAAAGCCTAGATCTGAAGACTATGATGCTGGAGGGTCTCAGGATGATGATGGGTCAAATGACAGGGGTATTTCTAAATGTGGCACTATGCTGTGCCATGATTTTCTTGGAAGAAGTAGCAGTGACACCAGTACTcctgaagaattaaaaatatatgatagTAACTTAAGAAttgaagtgaaaatgaaaaagcaaagtaGTAATGATCTTTTCCAAGTTAATTCGACAAGTGATGATGAGATTCCTAGGAAAAGGCCAGAAATTTGGTCTCGATCTACAAGAGTCCAccctagggaaaaagaaaatattccacGAGGCAGTATCCAGTTTGCTCAGGAAGTAGATCAGGTTTCTTCCTCAGCAGATGAAACAGAAGATGAAAGGTCTGAAGCTGAAAATGTTGCAGAAAATTTCTCTACATCTAACCCAGCTCTTCAGCAGTTTCAGGGAATAATTAATTTAGCTTTTGAAGATGCAACTGAAAATGAAAGTCACGAGTTTCGTgcaactaaaaattttaaaaggtcagtTTTACTTTCGGTAGATGAATGTGAAGAACTAGGATCTGATGAAGGGGAAGTCCATGCTCCCTTTCAGCCTTCTGTAGATTCGCCTTCACCTTCTGATGTTTTTGATGGTGTTTCTCATGAACATCATGGAAGGGTCTGCTACTCCAGATACTCACAAGGAAGTAAAGATAGTATTTTAGAATGTAGACAAGAGAAAGCCAATAgtgtatataaaaacaaaagctcTCCCTTGGGTCTTAGTAGCATTGACTCTTCaagaaaagataaacagagtGCTTCAGCCACAGAAAAAAAGAGCACAACAGATGTCCTGTCCAGAGGAGGCAGACAGCTTCCTCCAGaagataaaaaagtaaacagtGGAAGCAATGTGGTTAATGACTTTCAGCCACGCAGCAAACTTTCAGATAGTGATATAAAATCTCAAGAAAGACCATGTCATCTGGAACTTCATCAAAGAGACCCCAATTCTGACATACCAAAGAACAGCTCTACAAAATCTCTGGACTCTTATTGGAGTCAAGTTCTGCCTCCAGAAGGTCAAGTGAAAGAGAGCCATTCTGCAGCTACCAAGAAAGCTAATATTGCTTTATCTGCAG GAGACATAGATGATTGTGACACAGTGGCACAAAACTACATGTATGACCATCGGCCTTCAAAAACCCTCTCTCCAATATATGAAATGGATGTAACAGAAGCATTTGAGCAGAAAATGGAATCAGAAACACATGTTACAGACATGGATTTTGAAGATGAGCAACACTTTGCAAAACAAGATTGGACGCTATTAAAGCAACTGCTCTCTGAAGAGGATTCAAACTTAAATATTACAAATTCTATTCCTGAAGACTTAAATTTAGCACAGTATCTAATCAATCAGACACTACTTTTAGCACGAGACAGCTCAAAACCTCAGGGTAAAGCACATGTTGACACTTTAAACAGATGGAGTGAACTAACATCTCCATTCGATGATTCCTCAGCAAGCATCACCATGGCTAGTTTTTCCTCTGAGGATTGTTCACCCCAAGGGGAATGGACAATTCTGGAACTAGAAACTCAGCATTAA